TATAATCTTCCGCACGAAAAACTAAACCTGCTTTTACCGGATTTTGATGTACATAATTAATTTTCTGCTCAATCACCCTGTTGCTCCATAACTCAATAGGTTGATTATCATGTCTCCAAAATTGATATTGGGTTACATTTGAAGTTTTTGCACCTTCTTTAAAGAAGAATTCTAATAAAAATTCTTTTCTGCTTTCTGTAGGATTTTATTTGATTGCTGTTATAAGTGCTTTACTTGTAAATCTTTTTAAATCACCAATCAGAAGTTCTGGTTTTTGTCCATTTATACTTCTGAAAACCAAGTGTACATGACTTGACATAATGCACCATGCATATATTTCCATTCCTTTACTCTTTTGGCAAAATCTTAAACTCTCTAAAAGAATTTCGTTATATTCATTTCTAATAAAAACATCCAGCCAGCCTACAACAGCAAAGCTTATGAAATATAATCCCTCAGGATTGTGGAATTTGTAATTACGACTCATCGCTTATGTTTTGATAAAGATAAAAACTTTATGAGAAAGGGGTTGAAATAAAAACCACACGAAAGGATTCGTGCGGCAGCGAGGGAGTCATTTATGATGGTATTTGAGATTACAGATTGTCATATTGCATCCATTTACCATAACCATAGCCATCTGATAATTCAATATTTGTAAAACCTTTTTCGTGTATCATATTAAAATAACCTAACGTTTCAAATTTTCTAAACCATACATCATTAAAAAGAACATATGTCAATTTTATTTTTTTATTATCCTTCCCAGAAACTATAATCTTAATATCTAGATTTCTGTCAAGTAATAAATTTCTCAAATCTTCTCCATATTTTAATCTTGCTTCAGATTCTTCTGCGGATTGTTTTTTGTCTAGGTCAGCAATCTGTTTTCTGCCAATTGCTTTTTCATTTTTCACTAATGAATCTCTAGTTTTTATAACTTTATTTTCAAATTCAGAACCTTTAGTTTTTTTAGCAAGCCCAGTAAATCTTATTATTTCAGTATCAACAAAATATTTTTGCGATTTTAATATAGAATAAGCATTTTTAACTTCATCAGATAAGTTTTTAATAAGAATTTCATGTTGATTTAAAATTTCAACTTCGTTTTTAGTTAGTCGCAAACGTTTTATTTCATTATCTGCTGCTAGTTTTTTAGCAGGAATTTTATCTAGCTCTTCTTTCTTCTTCTTTTCAGCAAATATTTCTTCTTCTGATTTATGAAAAATATTTATATAAAACACTGAAATAAATATCATTGCAAATCCTAAAATCAATACCGTTTGTCTAGATTTCTCCGTTAATTTCAAGTTTTCAGTTTCGGTATTATTGGGAAACTTATTTTGTGTAGATTTTACTATTACGAAATTTATTAGAAATACAATAAATAAAAATATTAGAATTGTTGTAAGAGTTATCATAGTAATAAAATAGTTTTAGTTAATAAAAGATTGTTTTCCATATTTTTTCCAAATGTAGATGATAGTGATGTACAAGAATTACGGAAAACCGTAGTTAGAAGATTTTTCACATCGAGGTATTAAAAAATCCACCATCTTTCAAAACAAACTCCCAAATATTCCGTTTAATTCTTAAATTTGGCTCATGCGAAATAATCTTTATCTCATCATTATATTATGTTCTCTTACCAGTTGCTATACGTACCAGGTAAAAAAGCCAGCAGATCCGGCGACCGACAGTAAGCAGGAATCTAAAAAAAGGACAGCTACTGCTGATAATATTGCCACGCCAATGAAAAATACAACAGCTGCATCCCAAAACCTTAACTTACAACCAACGCCGGCCCCGGTTAATATCCAGGAAAAACTTGCCGCAGGTAAAAATGTTAAAATAGACGTTGATGGCAGGAGCTATAAAGTAATCGTTGACAAGTGGGAAAGCGACAGCCTGGTGGCCCACCCGGTGCATAATCCTAAAAAAATCCTGAAATTCCATAAGAACCAGATCAATAGTGAGAAAATTGCAGAAAAACGTTTTTCACAGCCTATAGCTGATATTATTACGGTGGTGGCTTATGCCGCAATTGGTGTTGGAATCTATCTTCTGGTCCGCTAATTTTTTAAAATTTTCCGGAATATTAAAAACAAACAGCACCATTACCCAATGATGCTATTTTTTAATTTACAAATATAACAGAGATTTTAGTTTAAAGTTTTATTTCCCTTTTGAACAAAATCATTCCACTGCTTATTCAGATATGTGATGGCTTCCTTTTTCTGGTCTTTATTTAAAGAAGAATAATTAACAGAGTTAAAGACAAGCTTTTTAAGTGCCTTCACATCCAGCTCCCAATATATAAAAGCTACCCAGAAATCATAGCTGAGGCCTTCGTAGCCATACACTGACGGATCATCGCTGTTAATGGAACACTGCACGCCGTTGCTCATCAAAACCCTTGCAGGATGATTTCTCAGATCGCTTACATAGCCCAAAACCTGGTTACTGATGGGACTTACCTCAACCAGTTTGTCTTGCTTTCTGACCTCTTCCATTGTAGCTGGGAAATAGATCAGGTTAAGGCCATGCCCTATCCGTCGGTTATTCAGTAAAGCAACATCCAGAATATTTTTATTGAAAACAGAATTGCTTTCGCCGGCATGAAGGAAAAGCGGCATTTCTACCCCATACTTTTTAGAAAGTTCATTCAGCTTCATCCAGTTTTTCTGAAAATAATAAATGCTGTTTCCGGCAGCCTCATCTGCCACAAGATCAAAACCCGAAATCATGTCCGGGAATTCTTTTTTGAGCTCAAAAGCGGTTTCAAGCTGTTTTTCTACACCTTCGGGATCTAAAAATTTAAAGCTCGAATAAATTAATTTCAAGCTGAACTGCGGATTCGTTTGACGGACTTGTCTAAGAACGTCCTGCAAATCTGTAATTGAAGTTTTTAAAGGATATTTTCCATGCTGGAAATCGTAAAGCTCATCGAATATAAACCTGATCTCCACATGCTGTACATGATCTTTGGTCAGATCCTGAAAACCTTTCAGATAATATTCTTTGAAGAAAGGACGGTAAGGCAGCAGGAGGTTGATGCGTTTGAAACGCTTCTCAAACTCCACCCAGTAATCCGTATAGGTACAGAGCTTATCCCTTTTTAAGGTAAGAAGATCCTGCAGTTCTTTTTCAAAACCGGGGTCCGAAGCCAGTTTCTTATCCAGGCTTACAAATCCTGCCGGAACATTTTCCTTCGTAAAAAAAGCCAGCTGCCCGAAAATATACTGGTCATTATCCTTCTGATCATAAACATAGCATTCCTTATATTTTCTTGCCACCGAAATCACCCATTTTACATCTGCCAGCCCTCCGCTGTGGCTGTGCAGCAAACCTCCTTTCGGCATTGTCTGGAGGATTTTAAATAATCTGCTGGTTTCAATCAGAGGTTTTAATTCATTAAAAGAACTGTTGAACAGAGATATTTTTTGTGTTTCTGCTTCGGTAAGGACTTGTTTTCTTAGCTGAAATAGTTTTTTATCCAACACCATTTCCGCATCCGATAATTTTATGTCTGCATCAAAAGCAAGGGCTTCATTCTTCTGCTCGGATGATTTCCAGTCCTGAGCATAGGTAGATTGTCCGGCCATTTTATTCTGACCGCCGAAAAAAGTAAATCCAAGGAGTAAAATATAAGTAAGGTATCTTTTCATATTAATATGGGAACTTGTTTTGCATAGGTGATGCACTTATCATTAAAACAATTCTGACAAAAAGTTTTAATAAAACTACAAAGTTAATGCATACCACGCAATTCTCAAGGTATATCGGAATTCAAAGTCTTTATTTTGCCATTAAAATTCCGCCTCAGGATTGATCATTTTTCCTCTTTTAAATGGCTCAGAACAACAAAACGGGTTAAAAAAAAGGCATTGTAAATTATCATTACAATGCTTTCCGAACTATTAGCTCAGTTATTTCAATATACAACTATCAGTTTCCCAGATTATTATTCTTTAAAAACTCCTCTATTTTATTCCATTCAATCTGTCCGGCAATAGAATTGGAATTGGCATCAAAAACGTGTTCACCATAAGGAATTTCAACATAAGAGACAGGAAGCTTCAATTCTGTGGCTTTTTTCACAAATGTTCTTGTAGCTTCTACATTGACTACATGATCTATTTCTCCGGCAATAATGAATGTAGGGGAAATGCCTTTGGAAAGCTGGTCTATTAAATTCAGCTGGGCATAGCGCTGTGGAAATTCGGAAGGTGAACCTCCGAGATATCTTCTTGCTGCGTATTTGAGATCGATATTCTTTTTCTCATCTATTTTCTGCCAGAGCTCGGATAAGCTGACAGGCGGATAAATCGCAATAACTCCTGCCGAAACCGGAGGCTGTGGGGAATCATAAGATTTAGCAAAACCTTGTCTCAATCCTAAATCTGCCTGCATCACCAAAGCTGCTCCCGCAGAACCACCTACCAAAACTATTTTGTTTGGGTCAACATTGAATTTTTTTGAATTTTTCACAACGAACCCCATTGAAGTCACTACAGAATTAACCGCAGATTCCCAGTTGTGCCGGTCTTCTTTTCCTAAAGGATAATCTATGGAAAAAACGGTATATCCATGATCTTTAAACCAATTGGCAGCATAACCAACCTGAGTTCTGTTTCCTTCAATAAAAGCACCCCCGTGAACAAGAATAACAGGAATTGCAGGTGATGAAGATCTTTTTTCCGGGCGGAAAACATCTATATGCTGTTCTTCATTATAAATAGTGAGATAAGAATACGTTTCGGTAGGTTTTATAGGCTCTTCATGCCCTTTTAATCCCTGAGAAAAGGAAACTTTGGCATTGTATTTTTTAGCCGTGGAAAACATAACCACTGTGAAAAAAAACTGGGCAATGAAAAAAAGAACCGAAAGGATCAGGTTAACAATCAGTAATTTCCGCCAATATTTCCCATATCTATAGAAAAGAAAACAGATAATGATCAATACCAGGCTCAAAACAACAAACTGCGAATTGAACTGCATAGCAAACGAACTGCTGTAACCGCTCAGAAGCATGGGTGCTTTCAGATACACTGAAATCATAGGAATAACCAATAAAATCAGGATGATGAACAGTAAAATGGCTAAGAATATATTTAAATTTTTTTTCATGATATTAAAATTTATAGGTTACCGTAACATACCCGGAAGTCGGCGGAATGGCAATGGTAAAATAAGGAGTATTATTGGCAACCGCAGAAGCGTATTCGGCCTGGGTAAAGTTTTCGAAGCCTGCAAGTTGCTGCTGAAGAGTTCCCGGTCTCTGGTAGCTCATCACCCCATATTTGTTAAATACATTATTCACATTCACAAGCATACTGAGATTTTCATTTACATTATATCCTATTCCAAGGTCGAACTGGGAAAATCCCGGCAGTTTGTAGACATTGGTATTGCTGCCCTCCCTTTTACCCATATAATTCCAGGTTACAAATCCGAATGCCTTACCGATTTTCAGATTAGGAGTTACATTAGCCATAATTTTTGGTGTATAGGCTATGGTGGTTCCTGAATATGAAAACACAGTATCATCAGCAGGGCCAGGCGCGCTTCCGAGGTTCCATAGATACCCTTCTTTCACTTTCGGGTCCTGCAATGTAAGCACCGCCCTTATGCTGAAGTTGTCGGCAGGCCTGATGTTGGTTTCCAATTCAATACCATAGGTTTCATTCTTATTATACAATGATGGAGTGGTGTAAAACCCGCCTTTTCCGTCATCTGCCATAAAGCTGTAAGGAACATTGCTCAGCAAACTGTAAAATGGTGTTATAAAAGCATCAAAATAAGTTGTTTTCGTCTTAAATCCCATTTCCACCTGCTGGGTTTTCCTGGATTGAGGATCTAATAGATCTATGGTTTCCGGTCTGTTGGCTGCAAAGAACATATCAAGATCCGGAGATTTGCTGCCTTTTGAATACCTGGCATATACGGCAACATTATTATTGAATTTATAATTCAACGCTGCCGAATAGGAAAAGTTCTCCAACTGTCTGCTATAACCAACATTTGTAAGTTTTGTCAAAGCATTGTTATTGTAAAGGGTATAAATGCTGCCATCCGTACCGCCGTTTTTATCTGAAAACAAATAGGTTCGGGTATTATCTCCTTTGATCCATACTTTTTCATACCGTATTCCCCAATCCAGCGTCAGATGATCTGTAATGTCCCACGTATGCCCAAAAAACACGGCTCCCTGTTGCTGTTTAGCCTTGAATTCAATTAAATCTCCCGTGCTGCCTGCTGCCTGTGCAAAACCGTCATTATTGGTCAGCTGATATACACCGGGTTTTGTAAAGTCTAAAGTGGTAACCCCTGTTAAACTTAAGGTCATCATTCTTGGACGGTTCTCTAAGGTGGTAAGTCCTATCCCATTGATTCCGGAAAATCGCCATACATCGGAATAGCCGTAATAGCCGCCAAATGAGAAATTCATATTGTTCCATTTTTTATTAATGGTCAGCTGGTTCATAGATTCCTTCACCTTATTTTCATAAAAATTAAGAGCTGACATTAAAAATGAATTATTTTGAATAGACTGACCCGGCAACTGATTCTTGGTGATCTGGTAAACAGGTAATCCACCGGCTCCCGGGGCAGCATTCACACTGGCAAGTTCTTGCCCTGTAAGCGCATCTTTAAAGGAATAGGTTCCCACTCCCAGTCCGCCGACCAAAAAATAAGAGGTCAAATCATCCAGCGAGGTAAGAAAAGAATTTCCTACGCTGTTCTGCACCACATCATTATCAGAATATTTGCTTGCCAGGAACAGCTTCCATCCATTTCCAAGATTATGGTCCCAGTTGAGTCCTATGGAGCGGTATTTATTGCTAACCAGACGGCCTGAATTATAATCTATATTCCCGCCATGAATAAAATCCGGAGAATTGTATTGTAATTTCGGAATCAGCAAAGACGAGCTGCTGCTGAATCCTTCTGCCGGTTCGGGGTTTGAATAATTTCTTGTAGGAACCAACTGAGCATAGCCATTTTTGTCATCAAGATATTTTAGAAATACTTTTAAACTTCCTTTATTGTATTTTTTGACAATATTTGCTTTTACCTGTCCACCATTATTGAACGGATAGCCTGCATATCTTGCTCCTAAATCGTACCGGTAAAATCCTCCGATATTAAAAAACCAGTTATCTCCCAAAGGACCTCCAAAGTTGGCATCCATTCTATGATATCCTGAGTTATCTGCCCCCTGAACGCCATATTTAGCCCGGATTTCACCACCGAATTTATTGCCGCCCGTTTTAGAAATATAATTGAAAATTCCACCCGGTGCATTAGCAGCCGTAATAGAAGCAGGACCTCCTCTCACCGCATCAATCTGGGAAATAGTGGCATCTGCTCTCAGAAAAAAGTCAGGCCCGTAATTATAATAGGTGGTATTGGTTACCGGTAAACCATCTTCCTGCATAGAGATATACTCATAAGCAAAAGTACCGTCTGAAGAACCTGCACTGATTCCTCTTGAGCTTACATTATTTCTGATCTCTCCCAAGGATGAATTCACATAAACTCCCGGAACATTTTTAAGCAGGTCTGCAGCACTGTTGGGAACCTGTTTTTCAATGACGTCGCTTTTCAGAACAGAGATTGCGACCGGGGCATTCATTCTTGTCCTTTTAATCAAATACCCCGGTCATGATCACCTCATCAATATCTTTTGTTTTCGTTGTGTCAGCTTCCTTTTTCTGGGCTGTTACATTGGAAAAGGCTGCCAGGAAAAGTACGGCTACCGTAATTTTTGTATTTAAAAATGTAGTTTTCATAATATTTTAATCATTAATTTGTGCCATACTTTTTAAGCCATTCCGCCACATGGGTAAATACCACCTGCTCATCTGCCGGTAATTTTGTAATAAGATGTCCTGCTCCGGGAACTACGATCAGTTTGTACTGAGTACCTTTTGCCTTCAGAGCTTTTTCCAGGATATAAGCCTGTTGGATGGGAACTACTTCATCCTTATCACCATGAATAATCATTGTGGGAATCTGATTAACAAATTTTACAGGACTGGTTTTAGCGTAAGCTTCCGGGATAGCATCACCGGGATTCCAGACTGTTTTGTTTCCTGACATTTTATCCAGAACCTCCAAAAGGTTCGCTGCTTTTACATACGTCAGGGTCTGAACATCCGTAAAATCTACCGGACCACACATTTCTATGATGGTTTTGATCTGAGGATTTTTTGTGTAGGCATACATCAGCGAAACATGAGCCCCGGAGCTTCCTCCGGAAATTGAAAAGCCATTTTTCCTGGTATTCCATTCCTGAGCGTGGGCAGAAAGGTATTTTACAACCTGATCAATATCATCCAGAAGCTCCGGAAGATGAGTATCTGTAAGATTCGCATAACGGTAATCCAGATTGGCAACCGCAATTCCCTGTGAAAGAAGGTATTCAGAGATCTTCGTATCATAGGTCTTATCACCCTGCGTCCACGCTCCTCCGTGAATATGAACGAGAAATGCAGTTTTCGGGCTCCTGTCGGCAGGAAGATAAACATCCATCACATTTCTTTCATGTGACCCATATTTTATATCGGTGAGTTTTTCTTGTTTCAGACCCACAGAAACCGTTTTGTTACTTTCCGTATTTTGTACTGAGCAGCTTACTGTCAATAATCCAATGGACAGCAGTGCGATTTTAAAATAATTCATTTCAGCTAGTTTTTTAAGTTCTTTTTAAGTATTTTTCCTGTTGCGCTTAATGGCATTTCATCTATAAATTCTATGATTCTCGGATATTTATATTTGGCAATTCTTTCTTTTGTCCATAACTTAATATCTTCTTCGGAAGCCTTGCTTTCTTTTTTCCTTACTACAAATGCTTTAATTTCTTCCCCGAGTTTTTCATCTTCGATCCCGATAACGGCTACCATGGAAATATCAGGATTTCTCATCATCATTTCTTCTACTTCCCGCGGATAGACATTCATTCCGCCTCTGATAATCATTTCTTTTTTACGGTCGACAATGAAGAAAAACCCGTCTTCATCCTTTACGGCAATATCTCCGGAAAACATCCATCCGTTTTTCAAAACTTCCTCAGTTTCTTTAGGTTTTCTGTAATAAGATTTCATCACATTGGGGCCACGATAGATCAATTCTCCTTTTTCACCGACCGGCAGTTCATTGCAGCGATCATCTACAATCTTAACATCAACACCCCAGATAGGCGTTCCGATAGAACCGGGCTTCCTTCCTGTTTTCAACTGGTTAAATGTCACTACAGGAGAGCCTTCGGACATCCCATAACCTTCAATGATCGGAACTCCGAAGCTATTTTCAAATTCATCAATGATTTTTACAGGAAGAGAAGCCCCACCGGAAACACAGATTCTTAATTTTTTAATGCTATTGGTATTTTCTTCGGTATTGTCTTCATTCAGAAGTGCCCAATACATAGAGGGAACACCTGCAAAAATTCTGATATCAAAATGAGGAATAAGCTGGTAAACTGTTTTTGCATCGAATTTTGACAAAAGGACAAGATGGAGTGATCTCCGGATTCCTGCAAGCATCATTACCGTTAAGCCAAAAATGTGAAATAATGGTAAAACTACAAGCTGGGCCTCAAATTCAGCAGAAGCAATGATGGTTGTGCTGGCTTCTGCATTGGTAAAAAGATTAATATGCGAAAGCTCCGCTCCTTTCGGTTTTCCTGTGGTTCCGGAAGTATAAATAATAACGGCTGTGTCTTCTGAGGAAGTCATATAAGATTCAAAATCTGCTTTTTCATTCATGATGAGATTATCAAAATTCTCTACATCATCTGCTAAATTTCCAATACTTATAAAATCTCTGCATGATGGTGTCTTATCAAAGCCTTCCTTACCGAATTTCCCTGTTGGGAGTTCCGGAGTTCCGGCAAAACAGAAGAACATTGTACTGTCGGAATCGGAAAGGTGATAAGTGATTTCTTCAGGTTTGAGAAAGATACTGAGCGGAACCACAGTTGCCCCAGCCTTTAATATTCCGAAAAAAACAATTGGGAACTGAAGAATATTAGGGCAGAGTAAGGCAACCTTATCACCATGACCTATTCCTTTTTTTGTAAGTGCATGAGCAGTCTGGCAGACTTTTTCATGAAATATTTTATAGCTTAAAGTAGTTTTATCAAGACTTAAAGCTGGTTTTTCAGGATTTCTTTTTGCAATTTGTTCTACTAAAATAGATAAGTTAAGCATAGTTGATGTTCACATTACGTTAATATTGATATGGAATCCCTTTAACCAAGGCAGTTTCCATATAAACTAATCTTAACTCCAAATTAATGATAACGAGAACAGGTGCTGACACGAAAAGGAAATTCCGTGATACGAAAAGGAAATTTTTTTAATAGTGTATAAAAATACAAAATCTGTAAACGCTTTTACAGACTGCGTTTACATGATTGTACGGAAAGGTGTTTAATTTTACAAACGTTCTTCAGAGGGAAGTTTTCCGAAGTAACGGAGATAGAGCTGGGAAAAATGCCCGCGGTTATTATAGCCGATAAAATCGCTGATCTCACCAACGGATTTTTCGGTTTCCAAAAGCATAGATCTGGCCATCTCCATTCTGGCTTTAATAATATATTGATGGATAGGCAACCGGGTATAATCTTTAAATCCTTTTTTAAGATCACTGCTGTTGAGTCCGCAATAACGGCTTATTTCTCTGATGGCCAGACTCTGGAATGCATTGGTATCTACAAAATCTTTCGCCAGTTTTATTTTGTCTTCAAATGCTTTTTTGTGTTCAAATGTTTTCTCATCAGAAAGAAGGTAATGAATCCAGTAGCTTAGGAATTCCAGAATTCTGCTTTCGAGGATGATGCTGCAGGATGCGTCATCAAACGGGGTATCGAAAATAGTTTTGAGTTTTTCCTGGCTCAGGTAATTGCGCTGTGCATTTTCCAGCTTCTCTTTCAGCAGTCCGTTATCTTTCGGAAAAATACTTTTCGGAACAAAAATCCTTACCCCATCTATATCGGTAGTATTGTGCTCAAATTCTTTTTCGTTGTTGATGAAATTACTGCTGATCTTTCCTTCTTTATTGATGCGGAAATCCATCATTCCGTTATCCCCTACTTTATGGGGTGAATGGAAAATGGTGTCTTCCTGAAAGTTCCATTTTCCACGGAAAAAATGAAAATTCTTTTTACTGAAAAGAATCAGCTTCCCGCTTCCCAAATCCTCCGGCATTTCCAGAACAGTAGAGTTCAGAAAATCTGTATCACAAAATCTGTAATCCTGAATCAGACCTTGTTTAAAACCATCTGACTCCAGGTAAGGAAGAAGCAATTCCATAAAAACGGTAATTTGTTGGGATGTAAGTTAACAAAATTTTAAAACATGACAAATATCATGTATTTTACTTAAAGATATGCTGGGTAAACTGGTAAAGAGATCTTCTCCAGGTAAGCCATTCGTGGCGGGTTTCCGGAGATTTATACTGGAAATAAGGATAATTATTCTGGCTTAAATAAGTAGTCAAAATTTGGTTAAATTTAAAAAACAGCGCATCTTCTTTTTCCCCGATTCCGATAAAGAAGTAAGGTTTTTTCTTGGATTTCAATAAATTACCAATCGGAAGCTCTTTAAAAGGTTCAGCTTCCGTTCCTTCATAGATCACAGGACTGAACGCTCCGATGGCTGAAAATATTTCAGGA
The Chryseobacterium sp. W4I1 DNA segment above includes these coding regions:
- a CDS encoding transposase, whose translation is MSRNYKFHNPEGLYFISFAVVGWLDVFIRNEYNEILLESLRFCQKSKGMEIYAWCIMSSHVHLVFRSINGQKPELLIGDLKRFTSKALITAIK
- a CDS encoding adenosine kinase is translated as MKRYLTYILLLGFTFFGGQNKMAGQSTYAQDWKSSEQKNEALAFDADIKLSDAEMVLDKKLFQLRKQVLTEAETQKISLFNSSFNELKPLIETSRLFKILQTMPKGGLLHSHSGGLADVKWVISVARKYKECYVYDQKDNDQYIFGQLAFFTKENVPAGFVSLDKKLASDPGFEKELQDLLTLKRDKLCTYTDYWVEFEKRFKRINLLLPYRPFFKEYYLKGFQDLTKDHVQHVEIRFIFDELYDFQHGKYPLKTSITDLQDVLRQVRQTNPQFSLKLIYSSFKFLDPEGVEKQLETAFELKKEFPDMISGFDLVADEAAGNSIYYFQKNWMKLNELSKKYGVEMPLFLHAGESNSVFNKNILDVALLNNRRIGHGLNLIYFPATMEEVRKQDKLVEVSPISNQVLGYVSDLRNHPARVLMSNGVQCSINSDDPSVYGYEGLSYDFWVAFIYWELDVKALKKLVFNSVNYSSLNKDQKKEAITYLNKQWNDFVQKGNKTLN
- a CDS encoding alpha/beta hydrolase — protein: MKKNLNIFLAILLFIILILLVIPMISVYLKAPMLLSGYSSSFAMQFNSQFVVLSLVLIIICFLFYRYGKYWRKLLIVNLILSVLFFIAQFFFTVVMFSTAKKYNAKVSFSQGLKGHEEPIKPTETYSYLTIYNEEQHIDVFRPEKRSSSPAIPVILVHGGAFIEGNRTQVGYAANWFKDHGYTVFSIDYPLGKEDRHNWESAVNSVVTSMGFVVKNSKKFNVDPNKIVLVGGSAGAALVMQADLGLRQGFAKSYDSPQPPVSAGVIAIYPPVSLSELWQKIDEKKNIDLKYAARRYLGGSPSEFPQRYAQLNLIDQLSKGISPTFIIAGEIDHVVNVEATRTFVKKATELKLPVSYVEIPYGEHVFDANSNSIAGQIEWNKIEEFLKNNNLGN
- a CDS encoding TonB-dependent receptor domain-containing protein; this encodes MNAPVAISVLKSDVIEKQVPNSAADLLKNVPGVYVNSSLGEIRNNVSSRGISAGSSDGTFAYEYISMQEDGLPVTNTTYYNYGPDFFLRADATISQIDAVRGGPASITAANAPGGIFNYISKTGGNKFGGEIRAKYGVQGADNSGYHRMDANFGGPLGDNWFFNIGGFYRYDLGARYAGYPFNNGGQVKANIVKKYNKGSLKVFLKYLDDKNGYAQLVPTRNYSNPEPAEGFSSSSSLLIPKLQYNSPDFIHGGNIDYNSGRLVSNKYRSIGLNWDHNLGNGWKLFLASKYSDNDVVQNSVGNSFLTSLDDLTSYFLVGGLGVGTYSFKDALTGQELASVNAAPGAGGLPVYQITKNQLPGQSIQNNSFLMSALNFYENKVKESMNQLTINKKWNNMNFSFGGYYGYSDVWRFSGINGIGLTTLENRPRMMTLSLTGVTTLDFTKPGVYQLTNNDGFAQAAGSTGDLIEFKAKQQQGAVFFGHTWDITDHLTLDWGIRYEKVWIKGDNTRTYLFSDKNGGTDGSIYTLYNNNALTKLTNVGYSRQLENFSYSAALNYKFNNNVAVYARYSKGSKSPDLDMFFAANRPETIDLLDPQSRKTQQVEMGFKTKTTYFDAFITPFYSLLSNVPYSFMADDGKGGFYTTPSLYNKNETYGIELETNIRPADNFSIRAVLTLQDPKVKEGYLWNLGSAPGPADDTVFSYSGTTIAYTPKIMANVTPNLKIGKAFGFVTWNYMGKREGSNTNVYKLPGFSQFDLGIGYNVNENLSMLVNVNNVFNKYGVMSYQRPGTLQQQLAGFENFTQAEYASAVANNTPYFTIAIPPTSGYVTVTYKF
- a CDS encoding prolyl oligopeptidase family serine peptidase is translated as MNYFKIALLSIGLLTVSCSVQNTESNKTVSVGLKQEKLTDIKYGSHERNVMDVYLPADRSPKTAFLVHIHGGAWTQGDKTYDTKISEYLLSQGIAVANLDYRYANLTDTHLPELLDDIDQVVKYLSAHAQEWNTRKNGFSISGGSSGAHVSLMYAYTKNPQIKTIIEMCGPVDFTDVQTLTYVKAANLLEVLDKMSGNKTVWNPGDAIPEAYAKTSPVKFVNQIPTMIIHGDKDEVVPIQQAYILEKALKAKGTQYKLIVVPGAGHLITKLPADEQVVFTHVAEWLKKYGTN
- a CDS encoding long-chain fatty acid--CoA ligase; protein product: MLNLSILVEQIAKRNPEKPALSLDKTTLSYKIFHEKVCQTAHALTKKGIGHGDKVALLCPNILQFPIVFFGILKAGATVVPLSIFLKPEEITYHLSDSDSTMFFCFAGTPELPTGKFGKEGFDKTPSCRDFISIGNLADDVENFDNLIMNEKADFESYMTSSEDTAVIIYTSGTTGKPKGAELSHINLFTNAEASTTIIASAEFEAQLVVLPLFHIFGLTVMMLAGIRRSLHLVLLSKFDAKTVYQLIPHFDIRIFAGVPSMYWALLNEDNTEENTNSIKKLRICVSGGASLPVKIIDEFENSFGVPIIEGYGMSEGSPVVTFNQLKTGRKPGSIGTPIWGVDVKIVDDRCNELPVGEKGELIYRGPNVMKSYYRKPKETEEVLKNGWMFSGDIAVKDEDGFFFIVDRKKEMIIRGGMNVYPREVEEMMMRNPDISMVAVIGIEDEKLGEEIKAFVVRKKESKASEEDIKLWTKERIAKYKYPRIIEFIDEMPLSATGKILKKNLKN
- a CDS encoding helix-turn-helix transcriptional regulator, with amino-acid sequence MELLLPYLESDGFKQGLIQDYRFCDTDFLNSTVLEMPEDLGSGKLILFSKKNFHFFRGKWNFQEDTIFHSPHKVGDNGMMDFRINKEGKISSNFINNEKEFEHNTTDIDGVRIFVPKSIFPKDNGLLKEKLENAQRNYLSQEKLKTIFDTPFDDASCSIILESRILEFLSYWIHYLLSDEKTFEHKKAFEDKIKLAKDFVDTNAFQSLAIREISRYCGLNSSDLKKGFKDYTRLPIHQYIIKARMEMARSMLLETEKSVGEISDFIGYNNRGHFSQLYLRYFGKLPSEERL